Proteins co-encoded in one Brassica oleracea var. oleracea cultivar TO1000 chromosome C4, BOL, whole genome shotgun sequence genomic window:
- the LOC106342364 gene encoding GTPase-activating protein GYP1 has protein sequence MERREEEQQKRDDSRFNQTLKNVQGFLKGRSIPGKVLLTRRPDPTPEPISPTYHRSLSENDAGRNERSDNPVEVEDNNSSKKQDNTYAGKLRSNSSSGEQLAKQVQNLKIGGRSSDYARVMKFNKVLSETTVILEKLRELAWSGVPHYMRPDVWRLLLGYAPPNSDRRDAVLRRKRLEYLESVGQFYDLPDSERSDDEINMLRQIAVDCPRTVPDVSFFQQAQVQKSLERILYTWAIRHPASGYVQGINDLVTPFLVIFLSEYLEGDVDSWSMSDLSAAKVSDVEADCYWCLTKLLDGMQDHYTFAQPGIQRLVFKLKELVRRIDEPVARHMEEQGLEFLQFAFRWYNCLLIREIPFSLINRLWDTYLAEGDALPDFLVYIYASFLLTWSDELKKLDFQEMVMFLQHLPTQTWTDQELEMVLSRAYMWHSMFNNSPNHLAS, from the exons ATGGAGCGGAGAGAAGAGGAGCAACAAAAGCGCGACGATTCCAGATTCAATCAAACTCTCAAGAACGTTCAGGG ATTCCTGAAAGGTAGAAGTATTCCTGGCAAGGTGTTGTTGACTAGGAGACCGGATCCTACTCCTGAACCAATCTCTCCTACTTATCACCGAAGCTTGTCGGAGAATGACGCCGGTAGAAACGAGCGTTCGGACAATCCCGTCGAG GTGGAAGATAACAATTCAAGCAAGAAACAAGATAATACATATGCAGGTAAGCTACGATCAAACTCCTCTAGTGGGGAACAGCTTGCGAAACAAGTCCAAAACCTCAAGATTGGTGGTAGATCAAGCGATTATGCAAGAGTTATGAAGTTCAACAAAGTCCTTTCCGAAACTACTGTCATTTTAG AGAAGCTGCGTGAACTAGCGTGGAGTGGTGTCCCCCACTATATGCGCCCTGATGTCTGGCGTCTTCTCTTG GGATATGCACCACCTAATTCAGATAGAAGGGACGCTGTTCTGAGGAGAAAACGCCTTGAATATCTTGAATCTGTTGGCCAATTTTATGACCTTCCAGATTCAGAACGTTCTGATGATGAGATCAATATGCTTCGTCAG ATCGCTGTTGACTGTCCAAGGACTGTACCAGACGTCAGTTTCTTTCAGCAAGCACAGGTGCAGAAATCTTTGGAGCGTATTCTATATACATG GGCCATTAGGCATCCAGCGAGTGGATATGTCCAGGGAATAAATGATCTGGTCACTCCCTTTCTAGTTATTTTCTTGTCAGAATACTTAGAAGGTGACGTAGACAGTTGGTCAATGTCCGATCTATCTGCTGCAAAAGTCTCAGATGTAGAGGCGGATTGTTACTGGTGCTTGACAAAGCTACTTGATGGTATGCAAGATCATTACACATTTGCGCAACCTGGAATCCAGAGACTTGTGTTTAAGCTGAAGGAATTAGTCAGGCGTATTGATG AACCTGTTGCAAGACACATGGAAGAGCAAGGACTGGAGTTTCTTCAGTTTGCTTTCCGGTGGTATAACTGTCTTCTGATACGTGAG ATCCCCTTCAGTCTCATCAACCGCCTATGGGACACTTATCTTGCTGAAGGAGATGCATTGCCTGACTTCCTAGTGTATATTTATGCCAGCTTTCTCTTGACA TGGTCAGATGAGCTGAAGAAGCTGGACTTTCAAGAGATGGTGATGTTCCTGCAACACCTGCCGACACAAACGTGGACAGACCAAGAGCTGGAGATGGTACTG
- the LOC106342363 gene encoding acyl-coenzyme A thioesterase 9, mitochondrial, with protein sequence MRSSAGKLISHSQWMRNRSARFRVPASSCDSQKMWNSTAPPPPDERSPDQNSIDAGSSMRRPISLWPGMYHSPVTNALWEARRNMFETPTGGEDASPSELTAKTPSRSRTSILYKFSSDFVLREQYRNPWNEIRTGKLVEDLDALAGTISFKHCSSGDGSARSMILVTASVDRIIMKRPIRVDADLSIVGAVTWVGRSSMEMQLQVIQSQDANHPSESVALEANFTFVARDAKTGKSTPINQVTPETEHEKMLWKEAEERNKLRKQKRAQGKEEQEKLKDLERLNDLLAEGRVFLDMPALADRDSILIKDTSHENSLICQPQQRNIHGRIFGGFLMRKAFELAFSNAYTFAGVSPRFLEVDRVDFIKPVDVGNFLRLKSRILYTEATSSAEPLINIEVVAHVTSPELRSSEVSNRFYFTFSVRPEAMKDGMKIRNVVPGTEEEARRVIERMDAERPIS encoded by the exons ATGAGATCGTCAGCCGGAAAGCTCATCTCTCATTCCCAATGGATGAGAAACCGCAGTGCTCGATTCCGGGTTCCGGCGTCGTCGTGCGACTCTCAGAAGATGTGGAATTCCACGGCGCCGCCGCCGCCAGATGAAAGAAGTCCCGATCAGAACTCGATCGACGCGGGATCCTCCATGCGGAGACCGATCAGCTTGTGGCCTGGAATGTACCATTCTCCCGTCACCAACGCGCTTTGGGAAGCGAGGCGCAACATGTTCGAAACCCCAACCGGAGGAGAAGACGCTTCGCCGTCGGAGTTAACCGCCAAGACTCCGTCGCGGAGCAGGACATCGATCCTCTACAAGTTCTCGTCCGACTTCGTGCTCCGGGAGCAGTACAGGAACCCTTGGAACGAGATTCGTACTGGTAAACTGGTTGAAGATCTTGACGCGCTTGCTGGGACCATCTCCTTCAAG CATTGCAGCAGCGGTGATGGAAGTGCGAGGTCGATGATTCTGGTGACGGCTTCTGTGGATAGGATTATCATGAAAAGACCTATTCGTGTTGATGCTGATCTTAGTATTGTTGGCGCTGTTACATGGGTTGGGAGGTCATCCATGGAGATGCAGTTACAAGTAATCCAAAGTCAAG ATGCCAACCATCCCTCTGAGTCAGTCGCTCTTGAAGCAAACTTTACATTCGTGGCACGGGATGCCAAGACAGGCAAGTCAACTCCAATTAACCAAGTCACGCCAGAAACTGAACATGAAAAAATGCTGTGGAAAGAAGCAGAAGAGAGGAACAAACTACGGAAACAAAAGAGAGCACAAGGTAAAGAAGAGCAGGAGAAGCTGAAGGACTTAGAGAGGCTAAATGATTTATTGGCAGAAGGACGAGTATTCCTGGACATGCCAGCTCTTGCAGATAGAGACAGCATCCTAATTAAAGACACATCCCATGAGAACTCGTTGATTTGTCAGCCACAGCAACGGAATATTCATGGTAGAATATTTGGAGGCTTCTTGATGCGCAAGGCTTTTGAGCTGGCCTTTTCCAATGCTTACACCTTCGCTGGGGTTTCCCCACGTTTTCTTGAAGTTGACCGTGTCGATTTTATCAAACCT GTGGATGTTGGAAACTTCCTTCGTTTGAAATCACGCATACTGTACACGGAAGCAACTAGTTCAGCAGAACCGCTAATAAACATAGAGGTTGTAGCTCATGTGACAAGTCCAGAACTCAGGTCTAGCGAA GTCTCGAACAGATTCTACTTCACATTCAGTGTGAGACCTGAAGCGATGAAAGATGGAATGAAGATAAGGAACGTGGTACCAGGAACGGAAGAAGAAGCAAGAAGGGTGATTGAGCGCATGGACGCAGAGAGACCAATCTCATAG